Proteins encoded in a region of the Clostridium beijerinckii genome:
- a CDS encoding DMT family transporter: MKNKSHIIPYFTAIITNFIFGLSFLFSKQALSVATPIELLSFRFLAALLIMTILIFLKVIKVNYKNKPMKWLIILAVIEPIVYFIFETYGIKKTSSSLGGLMIALIPIVVTVLAVYLLKEKPSVKQIVSIILSVSGVILIILMENSNDSGGSTLLGIILLGGAVFSAALFNIIARKISQQFTAIEVTYFMMLIGAIFFNIVSITNHVINGNLSEYFIPLRSINFIVSILYLGILSSVVAYFLANYTLSKMEASRSAVFANISTIVSIAAGVLVLHENFQLYHVIGSVMILVGVWGTNYYQKKLNSEEFTSTVGSFEQ; the protein is encoded by the coding sequence ATGAAAAATAAATCACATATAATTCCATACTTTACTGCTATAATAACTAATTTTATTTTTGGATTAAGCTTCTTGTTTTCCAAGCAAGCATTAAGTGTAGCTACGCCAATAGAATTACTTTCGTTTAGATTCTTAGCAGCTTTGCTAATAATGACAATTTTGATATTTTTAAAAGTAATAAAGGTAAATTATAAAAATAAGCCTATGAAATGGCTTATTATTTTGGCTGTTATAGAGCCTATAGTTTACTTTATATTTGAAACCTATGGAATTAAGAAAACATCTTCGTCTTTAGGCGGACTTATGATTGCTCTTATACCAATAGTTGTAACAGTGTTAGCTGTGTATCTATTAAAAGAAAAACCATCTGTTAAGCAAATCGTAAGCATAATACTTTCGGTATCTGGAGTAATACTGATAATTCTTATGGAAAATTCTAATGATTCAGGGGGGAGTACTCTATTAGGAATTATCCTTCTAGGAGGAGCTGTGTTTTCAGCTGCATTATTTAATATAATAGCAAGAAAAATATCACAACAATTTACAGCGATTGAAGTAACATACTTTATGATGCTTATTGGAGCTATATTTTTTAATATTGTTTCAATTACTAATCACGTGATAAATGGAAATTTATCAGAATATTTTATACCATTAAGAAGTATAAACTTTATAGTATCTATATTATATCTTGGAATATTATCTTCGGTTGTAGCATATTTTCTGGCTAATTATACGCTTTCTAAAATGGAAGCTTCTAGATCAGCTGTATTTGCCAATATATCAACTATAGTATCTATTGCAGCTGGTGTACTCGTATTACATGAAAACTTCCAATTATACCATGTGATAGGATCAGTGATGATTCTAGTGGGTGTATGGGGAACAAATTATTATCAAAAAAAGCTTAATTCAGAAGAGTTTACATCAACTGTTGGTTCTTTTGAACAATAA